CAGATAGTAGGTTTTCAGCATTCTTTGCGATAATTGTTAGATCACCACTGTTGCTCATTAAATCTTCAGGAGGTAAGTCTTCGATATCCATAGGGAACCACTGTACTTGTAACATTAGCTTTGCTGTGTGTTGTCCTGAAAGTGTTAGAATTGATGGCTTATAGTAACTTTCTCTCAATAAGTCAATAGTAGATAGAGTGACATCACATAATTTATCAGAAGTCTTACCAGAAAACTTATCTCTGGTGACTTTGAAGGTAACGACAGAATTGTCTAATTCTTTGATCATGACATCACCAGTCCAACCACTATTAATGGTTCTGCTAGTCAGCTTTGGACTAATGAAACGTGCATGGGCGTTACCATCGAAAAATGATTGAACATAGACTCCAATATCTGGGACGTCACCACTCAAAACAGAAATTGCAAGAATACCAATCTTATGTTCAAGCAGTTGATCAAGAGATAATTTTCTCTTATTGTTGTGCATCTCCTCAATTTCCTTGATTTCAAGCTCCTCTTCCTCgagtttttgtttttcctCCTTTGACAGTTTACCGTCGGTCAGCAACTTACGCTTCTCATCAAgttttgcttttcttttttcagcAGATTCTATATCTTGAATCTCTTCCAATGTCAATACAGGTAAAGTTGGATAGAATGAAATCGAGTAGGTAACCACACCCTTGCTAAATTTCTTAGCAGTCAAGCGACCTTGCCTTTGAGTGGAATCGACCTTAGTGTCGTATCTGTCAAGTGAATTCTTCTGAAAGAAGTCATTTAACTTGATGTCAAACTGACCCAGAGTACGATCTTTATTAGAAGTTTCAACATCCATACATTCCAACGTGATTCTTTGGTTTGGTGATGTTAATGCAACATAAACACCTGTATTCCAAACTGGATTTGTTGTTTGTGCGTCGAAATCGGTTCTACCTCTCTGGATACCGTTAACCAAAATTTTAGCATATGGATCGATTTTACCGATTTTTTCGAGATTCTTTAAGTTACTTGCCTTATTTACGAATACTCTCAAAGCACCAATTGGTGGAGTGTAAGCAATGGATTTGTTACCAACATCTAGCATTACTGGTTTCCAGTAAGTAGTGACAGTTAATCTGGCATTACCATGAGCCAGAgggatatttttttgtccGATTTGCGTTCTATCAATTAAGTCAGATAGAGACTGTAAAGTGGAGTTAATGTTTTCACCATTCTTATCTTTGACAACAAACCTGAATCTGGCTTTACGGCGATCAGTGATAATAGCCTCATACATATCACCCCAAGTGATAACACCTCTCTTTGGACTGCCTTTAGCTGTGCTCAATACCATAGTGGAGTTGAAGTATACCTCAACGGAAGCCGAGCCATCCTTGTCGACAATACTTGAACCTTCATCGACGATGATCTTAGCCAGACCTGTGTTCAAATCTGGTGCATCTTCCACAGTACCATCTGGTAGTTTCTTCGATGATAATGTTGGGAAGAATCTTAGGTCCATGGTCATCTTACCTACAGGTTTCGAATTTCTCAAGAATTGTTGAGATACATTCCTTTGTGTAGGCTTATCGTGCAAACTGTTTGCGTTGTACTCGATTCTACCTAAAATCTTGtccttcaatttttcaCGTCTGTCATAAACTGTAATGGTCATTGGATCAGTGAAAGATGGCAATAGCATGTATATTGTTTCATTCCAAACTGGGTTAAGTGTATCTCTAACAGTTCTTGTACGTGCAACTTCCTTTCCGCCCATCTGAAATGTGATATATGGATCGACACTTGTATCAATCATATTGTTGACACGCTTTAGATCAGTAGCGTTCTTAACTGTGATTTCCAGAACACCTACAGATAATGGAGACTCTGAAACCAATTGAGGAACATTTAGttgcaaagaaaatggGGGTAATAATATAGGGCCTGCGTATTTCCTAGCTAAAGCCTTTGCAAGGGGCATTAAACCTGGGATAGCTAGGATTTCCCATCCGAACAAATTGTTACCCATGAAATTGGCAACAAAGTCGATATCTGGGATCTCCAATAGTTGGATATTAATAGTTTCCACATGAGGGAATGGGGTCATAAGCTTGAATCTAATTCTGGTCTTAGCTTTGAAAGCCACATTAGCCACGGTAACAGGTATAGTCATACCAAAGAGTTTTGCCTTGACTAGAATCTTCTGGTTGACGTAGTTCTTCATCTGCTTAGCGTTCAGGTCAGATAAGTCATGTGGTGTGAATGATAGACCCCAGTCCATAACCACGACATCGGAATCAGTGTTTGGGAAAGTCTTTGCGTAGTCAACTCTTGGGGGTTTGATACCTAGAGTGAACTGGGCAATCCATAGAGCCTTGATGAATGCTGGAATGGAGTCATTTGTGGCCAGGATATCGTTGACCTGTTCGCAAACCATCTGGGAAACAGCGGGCTCAATGATAGGCCAGTATTTGTCCAGCAAAGTGTTCAACCACTCCAGGGATTCGTAGTCGTCCTCGATCTTCTGGACGGTAAACTCCTTCTGAACCAATTCTCTGATAGAGGCACGGTTTTTCTTTGCGGAAGTTCTGTAGTACAACGCAGAGAACAGAgtaatgaagaaaacagGGGCCAGAGAGAACTTGAAGTGGCCCACTGCAAACGACAACACACCAGCCAGGAAATATATGGCGACGTTGTGGTACCAGTCACCGTAAAGTGGCTCGGGAAGCACGTTGTTCAGCAGGGTGTCGCTGTTGGCGTCCATCAGCTCATCCTCCAGCGTCAGCTCATCCTTCTCTTCCCAGCCGCCCATCTGCTTCCACCCCACATACGCAGCCCTCTTCCGCTGCCTCTCAAACTCGTCAACCAGATCGCCCGCAGAAACCTGGATGTTCTTGCTCACCTTCAGCTCCTGCTTCGCAGCTATCTCCTTGATATCCCCGTCAGCTTCCTTCTTATCCGCTTTCAGCATGTCATCCTGGGTCTCCCGCGAAGAGCTCATCGTGATCTCGCCAATACCCTTAAACATAATCCCCTCGTCATGCTGAGAGGACTTGTACCCAGACGTAGACGCCTCATCCACCATCTGTTTTTATCCTTAATTGATCTCTTAAACCTCGCCAATGAATCAGCACCTACCCAGTACTGGGTCTTCCCCAAAACCTGGGGGGAACCCAGCCTATTTCCTATTTATACTATCCCctcagtatttttttttattaattccGTCAAGAACTACCCACAGCCCATGAGAGTTTCCCAGGATCAACCCTCAGTCCCCTTTGTGCTCCCCTCTTCTCTCCATTGTTCTCCCAGGGATCACCAAAATTAGCTTACCTGCGTTCGATCCCCGGTTGGTGCCAGTACCTCCCTTCCCAGTTGTACCTTTAATAAGGATGCTTAAATATAATCCCCCCCATAGTACCGTACTTTACCATACTTTACCTGTGCTTTACACTTGGGGCTTGTTGGAGCAACTCATGTCTGAACAGTTGCCGGTGGATAATGAGGGCTGCCAGCCCGCGAACAGTGGGTATAACGTCGAGGCACCTACGTCGAGGCAGGTGCTGCGTGTTGCGTTGAACTTGAAGTACCTTGTGGACAAGGTAGTGCCCGTTACGTATGGGTGTGATGAGATTGAGAGTGACCACTCGAGTGTGGTTACGCCTGCCGTGGTGCAGCTGGCGCTGGAGGCCTGTGGCGGTGATCCCGAGGACAAGAAGAACCGGGACAAGTACAGGGCCGTGGTGGTGTTTGCGCTGTTGAAAGTGTACGGGTGGTACAGCCAGTTGGCTGCCACGGAGCTGCACAACGCTGAGCTGTATGAGTCCCGCGGTGTGGCTGCCCAGCAGCTGTGCAAGATAATTATCGACCAGGAGGAGATGAACGACTTGCACTTCATGTTTATGCAGATGCTGCTGAGACGGTACACCATCAATGAGAACGACGAGGACTCGGAGCCCGCCAACGCCATAGAGCTTGCGTCCGACATGCACTGCACCATCGTCATTGGCTCGGGCGGGTTCCAAAGGTGCTTGACGTGGCTGTGGCGCGGGTGGATCATACAGAACAGAAGAGACCCGACTACGTTCATCAGAGACGAGACCGTGTCCTCCCCGTACTTCATAGACCACTTCAACCCGGACAGAATCAAGACGCCCAAGTACCAGAACCTGCTGAACATCTTCTTCTCGATCCTGTTCCTGGTGCTATACACAGTGGTGGTGAACGGCAAGAACTCCGTCACGGTGTCCCCAATTGACCTGCCAGAGCTCGTTTTTTACTTGTTCACACTGGGCAATATCCTCGAGGAAATGACGAAGATGTACTACATCGGCGCGGCATACTTCTCCTTCTGGAGCAGCTTCAACCTCACCATGTACTCAATCATATCAGTCTCCTTCGTTTTGAGAATATTGTCCGTCGCGCCATTGAAGCTGCACAACCCGTCGGAGTACTGGGACAAGATATCCTACAGGATACTGTCCTGTGCCGCGCCATTCGTGTGGTCCAGAATGCTGCTGTACTTGGAGTCCGAGCCCTTCGTGGGCGTGATGTTAGTGGTCCTGAAACACATGATGAAGGAGTCGGCTGTGTTCTTCGTGCTGCTCGTGCTGATAATGGTAGGCTTTTGCCAAGGGTTCCTGGGTTTGGACTCGGCAGACGGTCACCGTGAAATCACAGGAACCATCATGGAAAACTTGACAATCGCAGTCCTGGGCCTCGGTAGTTTTGATAAGTTCAAGAGGTTCGCACCACCTTACGCAGAAATTCTTTACTACAGTTACTACTTCATCGTCTCTGTGATACTGTTGAACATCCTGATTGCACTCTACGCCAACGCTTACCAGCGTGTTGTCGACAACGCTGCTGACGAATACATGGCGCTTATGGTGCAAAAGACCTTGCGGTTCATTCGAGCCCCCGATGAGGATGTCTTCGTCGCTCCGCTGAACCTTATTGAGCTGTTGTTTTCGCCGGTATTCGCATTTCTGTCAAAGGCAAAGAAAAGTCAGTTGTCTTATTATGTCATGATGGTTATATATAGTCCAACGTTGGTACTGGTGGCTTTGTCCGAGGTCAGAACTTCGAAAAGAATCAAGTACAACAGGTTGAAGAATCTACCGGATGACGCTAATGAAGTTGATACTGCATGGGACCTAACAGATGGATATgtagatgaagaagatacgCTATTCACAAGAAGCCACACTTCTGGAATCAGAGCAACGaataagaagaataaaTTCTCTTTGCAGGTTCAAAGAGAGGCAGAGGCTAAGGATCCAAAGTTCTCTGTGCCTCGAGAATGGTACTCAAAAGTTAAGCACATCTGCCACAAGCATGAACAGGAAAAATGCGCCTCTGATGACGGCTCGAATGACTTATCAGAGAAAGTATCCGAACTGCTAGTGAAATTGAGTAAAGTTGGTTTGTCTGTCAATTCTTCTGGAAGTTCAACTCTTCCTGATGAAGTATTCAAGGAATTCAAAACTGATGTGGAGAAATTGGGCAACATGGTACAAGAGCTAAATGACTTGAAAAGAGAGCTTAAAGATATTTCTGATATGAAATCTTTACTCAAGGAGATTGTAAATCAGAAAAAGTAAATAgttatataaatatattcatCTAAATACGTCCGCCTGTATCTTGTTTAAGAATATAAATTAGGCGTTGAAATAATCACAAACTCAACTAATTGATTAGTATATTAAAAGTCATAGATATTGTACACAGTAGCAACAAATGTGTTTTGGGAAGCCTACCTTTTGAGAAATGAATAAAGACGATCAGGTAAACTAGTGAACTTTTGGAGGCAATGAATAATTAGAATTAGAAAATACTGGATATTGCATTCAAGGGTTACTAAGTTCTCTTTGTTTAACTTTTTATATAAATGCTTAGATTTGTGGGTATATCACAGATCTAATAATGAAATGCATGAACTAAAGATTATCTCCTTTTCTAGCAACTACAGCTTGAGTTAGCAGCAGGATTATTTACCACTGATGTTAGGTCTACTCTTTGATTCTCATTAGCATTATTTGGAACATTTGCTTGGTTTGCGGTTTTTAAGGGTACTTTCTCACCAATGGCCAGGAATACATCTGTGATATTTTCTCCCGATTTGGCACTAGTCTCGAAGAATAATAAGTTTTCTTCCTCTGCAAGCTTTTCGGCCTCTTCACGAGATACACTTCTCTCGGTACCATTCTCTAGAACATCAATTTTGTTCCCCACTAGTGCTATAATTATATCTTTGCTAGCTTGTTCTTGTAACTCTTTCACCCAGTGACGTGCTTTTATGAATGATTGTGGCTTAGTCACGTCATATACAACAAGTGCCGCCTGTGCGTTTCTATAGTACATTGGTGCCAGAGATGCAAATCTTTCCTGGCCCGCCGTGTCCCATATCTCAAACTTTACTGTATGTTCATTGATAGTAACTCGTTGGGTCAAGAATGCGGCACCGATAGTAGGCTCTTTATTCTCTGAAAAGTCATTGGATACAAACCTCAATACGATAGAGGATTTCCCAACTGCTGCTTCACCCAATAGTACCAGCTTCAGAGATGTGATATTGTTGTTCATACTTGCTGTCTATGTTGAACTTCGATTGATGTTGATACACTATAAACTTCCGTttcgtttctttttttatccGTTGTTACTCTGTCGCGCCAGATAAACTCCAATAACAGTTCCTAAACCAgatttagttttatttcCTAAGCTTAATAACAGGAGCTTAGATTTGTGTGtcgatttttttctttgctacTGGAATATGCAAGTCCTGTGCGATGGCAAATGGGTATTATCCTTTTATTTGCCCTTTATTGAATAACTGAAATCCCTTTAATAAGCCCTTTGACGTGAAGTATGATGTCAATGCGTAACCTTGATGATGATTCAGTTGGTGTCATGGTATTAATATAGTTCGTATATGCAACTGCAAGAAGGATTCATTAAATCATTACTTTATATACAGATGATAGTTGGTATAAATATCATAGATAGAAGTGTATTACTTGCGAGGGCAGCCATATGTTTCTTACAACTTTGATTGCACAGGGGTGGTGGCATCAAGGTTGGGAAGTATTGTCTGGGTATCGGGAACCACGCTGCTATTGTTTTCGCCAAAGAATGCCACGGTCACAGTAAGGTCATCCCTATACTTTCTGCTCATAGGAGCTGGGATGCTCACAAGTGTTGAAACGTACTCGTTTTGTCCACCTGCGCTTAGTGCGTTTCTGATCAGATGAGTAGCTACATTTGCGTCCTCTAAGAAGTATGACATGTTTTCCAAGGATTGATCCTTACGGTATCTGAACGCGGGTCTCTGAGATTCGCTGTCCGTGCTTAGATCCTTGACTTTAGGTAGCTGTTTCTTAAATGACAGGCTCTTCACTTTAGTGTCATCAGAATGTTTCTCCATCCACTTCACCACAAGTGCAGCTATCTCTGTGTTACTCAAAAGTTCGAACAGCCCATCTGAAGCCAGAACCATGAATTTTGTGTTGTCGTTGACCTTTGCAGTGGTGACAACAGGTTTTGCTGTCACATAAGGAGGCGTCTTAAAATCTCTAGGTTCTTTTCTGAAGTACAGCTTCAAGTGATCAGGTAAGTCCGATAGTTTCTTCCCATCTATCTCTTTTACTTTATATCTGTAATCCCCAAAGGCCCTGGAGGGTTGTAAGGACCCGAGGACTCTGCCGTTGCGTACCACATTGTCCTCACCTGGGTGTTCGCTTCTTATCCGTTGCACTTCCTCTAAGTTGTCACCAGTCTGGTCAGTAGATAATGACTTAACATACCATTCGCCGTTAGAATCCAGTCCACCGATTAGGGCACGAGAATCACCTGTCACTGCCACTTTCACCGTGGATTCGTAGGAGTTATAGACTGCTAGTAACGCACATGAACCAGAGATGGCTGGCAATGCAGCCAGCATGTTGTCATTAGTAGGTTCTTTCAGTAGTTTTCCCAGGGAGTGGTACACTATATCATTGTCTAGTTGTACAAACCCCTTTTCAAGGGCTACATCAAAATTCATGTTATGTGTATAGTCTGACGTTAGTGCTTTATTGTGCTGCTGGTATACGTCGGCGATCTGGTGAGCCACGTATGGCACCAGGTCTGTAGAAAGCTTGGCTGAGGTGAACGCACCGCTGTGGCCGTCGAATATCCCAAAAAAGTACAGATCGTTGTCGAACGCTTCATCTTCGCGGTCCTTCAGGGGCTTGCTGCCATCAGGGCTAGGGAAAGTAATTAACTTCTCTACGTGATTGTCCTCAATGGGGTTGTTGGAAGGCAATTGCGCGACATCGTACCGAACAAGCCCTTTGTTCCTCTTCACAAAGAAACTTTGCTCCCTGGCCCGCAACCGTCTATCCACTTCCTCCTGGGACAAGATCTTGAAATCTGCGTTGCTGTTCTGAGAACCACCACTGGAGCTTATCAGCTTCCCGCCATCGTTGTGTATCGTGGAGTACTCCTTGAACGCCTTGAATACTTCCAGCGGGTTCCGCTTCTCTGAGAAATATGAGTACGTCAAGTACATGAGCCCGCCACTAACCAGCGCCAAGTTCAGCTCCCGCAACAGCAGCGTAGAGCTGCCCAGCCGCGCCATGGGCCTCATGTGCAGCCCTCTGCTCCCAACTCTCAGGGCACCCTTAGCAAGCTTGCtgctcttcttcaaattaaCTATCCTGCTCAATGAAGACATCCCGCGCTTGTATACCTGTAGCAATACTGGGAATACAGCATGCAGCAGAGGATTATTGAAGTACCATTCCTTGTTGTACCAGCCAACCCAGGCGATGAGACTATGGAGGAACCCTTTAAAGATAGGGCCATTTCACACGTATCATGtgactgaaaaatttttagCGAAATTTGGTTGTgaattgcgatgagcaaaGATGGAAGGTATAGTGTTTAGGTTATAAGTCTGTGTGTCAGTGGTGGGGGGGGAGAAGTATTTGAAGTGCGTGGTACTTATTTGTGGATGGCGTTTTAGGCTAGGATAGCACACTAGAAGAGATAGAAGGATGCCACCTaagaagaagcagcagCAGCCTGCTAAGAAGAAGGACAATGTCGACAAGACGTTTGGtatgaagaacaagaaccGTTCCACCAAGGTTCAGCGGTTTATCAAGCAGGTCCAGGCGCAGGCTGATCCTGCGAAGGAGGAGATGAAGCGTAAGAAGCTggaggagaagaagatgagggAGGCTGCTGAGGCGGAGCGGAGGGCGCTATTTGGTAATGTTGCTGATCAGAGGATACGTGCGGGCGTGGATCCAAAGACCGTTGTTTGTGCGTTGTTCAAGATGGGTAATTGTAATAAAGGTGCCAAGTGTAAGTTCTCGCACGATCTTAACGTCGGCAGGAAAGTCGAGAAGAAGGACTTGTACCAGGACACCAGAGATGAGAAGGAGAAGGATACAATGGATGACTGGGATGAAGAGAAGCTGAGGAAAGTTATTTTGTCGAAGCACGGTAACCCTCGTACCACGACTGATAAAGTCTGTAAATACTTTATTGAAGCCGTCGAAAACGGTAAGTACGGTTGGTTCTGGGTGTGTCCGAACGGTGGTGACAAGTGTATGTATAAGCACTCCCTGCCAGAAGGTTTTGTATTGAAGACCAAGGAACAGAGAAGACTGGAGAGAGAAGCGCTGGAGAACCAACCAAAGATTACATTGGAAGAGTTTATTGAAACCGAAAGAGAACGCCTGGATAAGTCTAAATTGACTCCAATCACAATGCAGAATTTTGCCGaatggaagaagaagcacGTTATAGAGAGACTGAACGCCATGAAGGAAGAGAACAGTAAGAAGAAACCCTCTGGTCGTGAAGTAGTCCAAAAGCTTCTTGCAGACAACAAATCCTTCGACGACTCCTCTGTTGCGGAAACCGCCGGTACAGAAGGCACAGCATGGGATCTTACTGAATTCACAGAGGCTCTCAGAAAAGCTGACCATGCAGATGATGCCAACATTAAGGATTACGGTGATGGTAGCAACCCAACTTTTGAGATaaccaaaaaaattgaagcaTAGGTAAACAATAGGTTTGCCAATTTctatttgatgaattttCAGTTAGCAAAAGAGTTTGCCCATCAGATGAAGGGAACTAATGAAGGAACTGGAGTGAGTACCCGGTGCTCCTCTAGCATAATGGCATGGGTGTCTGAAAACACACCGTTGTCCATTCTACGCATTATGACATTGTGCCAATAAATGGGATAGTTGTCCATGACTATCAATTAATTGTCGTCATCTCTATATATTTGGGTGCTATTTCtcaatagaagaaaaacaacCATAGAACATAGAGCATTGcattattttgtttaaatatttaacaactataataatttaaaaaagaaataaaaacttaATAATATACTACATCCGGATTAGTAACTTGACCTGCATAGAAGCGTCGATGAACCTACATAGTTTCGATGAGTAATGCGTTTCGGTATAGTCATCATAGAAAACGGAGTTTCGAGCAGCTCAATGCGCGATCCTGTGGAATAAGCAGTTGGTCTAATTATAGATGTCATCGAGCAAACAATACATTGCAAATCAGCTACGGGGAACATCGATGATAGAGACCGATTCATTGGTAATTTGTGGATTTGATAAATGTGTATCCCGTGGTTATTACAAGTTGAACGGTAGGCAACGGTAACAGGTGCGTGGAAAGGATGAATCATGATGCTATTGATTCATTGGAAAATGTTGGTCTTTGGAAGAAGCTAAGTAACCTCGAGTACTTCACCTTCTGCATGATAGGTATAGGCCTGTTGTGGCCTTGGAATTGTGTGTTGAGTGCAGTGCTCTATTTCAAACACAGTTTCTTTCAGGATGTGACGAATTGGGCGAAAGTGTTTGCCAGTTCAATGATGGCGGTCTCGACCATTACGTCGCTTGTGTTTAACGTATGGTTGGCAAACAGACAGAGGAACTATACGCAGAGAGTTGTTCGTGGGCTAGTATGGCAAGTGATGGCGTTTGTTGTCTTGGCTATAATATGCATGGTCCACAATATGCTGCCGATGTGGTTTTCCTTTCTATTCATCATGGTTGTGATTCTTTTCAGTTCGGTTGCCACTGCACTGACTCAAAATGGTATCCTTGCCATTGCCAATGTCTTTGGATCAGAATACAGTCAGGCAGTGATGCTGGGCCAAGCTGTCGCCGGGGTTCTGCCGTCTGTGGTACTGTTTGGCATCTCCTATATAGGTGACTCCACGGCTGCGGAGACTGGGGAACAAAGTCAAGCTGGAATCATCGTATATATCATCACTACTGCAATTGTTTGTGGTATTAGCACCACATTGTTCAAGTTTACGGGTATTGGAGGGCAGTTCATGGCGATTATGAGAGAAGAGTCCATAGATGTTGATGACAACGACGAACAAATTCCATTCCGCGTACTATTTGACAAGTTGAGACTATTAGTTTTATCCATCTTGTTGACATTTGTGATAACATTAATCTTCCCTGTATTTGCATCTACGGTGCGATCCACGGGACTCGGTATGAAAGATGAGCATTACATGCCATTGATCTTCACACTGTGGAACCTCGGTGACCTCTACGGAAGAGTGCTTGCCGACTTACCCTATTTCCAAAGTCCCTCTTTCAC
The Nakaseomyces glabratus chromosome J, complete sequence genome window above contains:
- the FUN26 gene encoding nucleoside transmembrane transporter FUN26 (CAGL0J08712g~Ortholog(s) have nicotinamide riboside transmembrane transporter activity, nucleobase transmembrane transporter activity and role in nicotinamide riboside transport, nucleobase transport, transmembrane transport), translated to MNHDAIDSLENVGLWKKLSNLEYFTFCMIGIGLLWPWNCVLSAVLYFKHSFFQDVTNWAKVFASSMMAVSTITSLVFNVWLANRQRNYTQRVVRGLVWQVMAFVVLAIICMVHNMLPMWFSFLFIMVVILFSSVATALTQNGILAIANVFGSEYSQAVMLGQAVAGVLPSVVLFGISYIGDSTAAETGEQSQAGIIVYIITTAIVCGISTTLFKFTGIGGQFMAIMREESIDVDDNDEQIPFRVLFDKLRLLVLSILLTFVITLIFPVFASTVRSTGLGMKDEHYMPLIFTLWNLGDLYGRVLADLPYFQSPSFTPLKTFIYALLRFLHIPFFFYFSSRNDGHSVALDIGYMLLQFVFGLTNGHVISLSFMKVPQVLDNDLEKEAAGGFTNIFVSVGLALGSLVSYIFVFLIN